The sequence TGGTAAATTTAGTACTCATTTTCTCAACCTTTTTTCTTTCGGTGGCCATTACTCCAGCTTCCATGAGTCTTCTTTCACCTAAAGGTATTAACTATGAAGGTAAATATCAAAACTTTATTATGCATTTCTTGTTATTCCCATGAGCAATCCTAACTTTGTTGCTTACTactattgtttattttagttttcatagtTTAGAGTGGTAAAGATTAGAACTTTACTACACCCCTTGAATAATCCAAACTTTGTTGATTTCTTGTTAGAGTGTGTTAGCGTCCCACATTTGTTGGGGAATGAACTGGTGATTTGAATATGGGACTTATGCAGTTCTTTCCTCATGAGTGATGAATTGGGATTGAGGTAGGTCCAAGTGTCATATCTTTACATGTTATCCGAGCTAGTATATTCCCGTTTGGGCCCTAGTCCACATTTCAGTTGGGACTGAGTGTGAAAGAGGTGTTAGAGTGCGTTAGAGTTCCACATTGGCCGGAGAATGGACTAGTGATTTGCttgcttatatggacttaacATCTAGTCATTGCTCTCCGcgtgagctagcttttggggttgagttaggccgAATGTGCCATATCTTTACACTATTTATAagcatttgtttatttttgttttcataatttagTGTGgtaaagattaaaactttaacaGATTTATTGAATTTATTGTGGGGTAAGCAGTGGCTGCATTGATGTCTATGAAGAATAAAATGAGAGATGAATATCATGTGTTAGATGGATGGGATATAAATTCTGTTGATCCTTGTACTTGGTATATGGTTGCTTGTTCTTCAGAAGGCTTTGTTATTTCTCTGTGAGTTTTCTCCCTTTCTATTACATTTTGtccatttcttttttctttccccTTTCTgtgaagaaattatttttaagctttggTTATTTATTCTTGTCAGTGAAATGGCGAGTATGGGGCTATCTGGCACACTTTCGCCTAGTATTGGGAATTTAACTCATCTTCGGACGATGTGAGTAAGattgatttgacatgaatttccCACTTCATTCTTATTTTGGTGTGCCCCACTTTATGGGAGTATacagggtatgttgttgtttgattcttATTTTGGTGTGATGCTGCTCAAATATTTCTTGGAAATATGCTAATAAATATGGTGTTTAAGTTAAAATTACATAGTGCTTGGTTTAATAATTACCAATACTATTAAGAGTGACAATGAAGTGCTTTAATTGCGAGATATGTTGAAAAATATCCTTTAAGATGATTTGTTGAAAGTCATTTTTAATGGTTTCTGTTGTAGGTTGTTGCAGAATAATAAGTTATCTGGTTCGATTCCTGCTGAGATCGGACAGCTCTCTGAACTGCTGACCCTTGATTTGTCTGGTAATCAGTTTGATGGAGAAATTCCTAGGGCGTTGGGTCGCCTGACTCGTTTAAGTTACTTGTGAGTGTAGGCTAAACTCTTTTGTTCTATctttattactcatatgttaCAGTTCTACTTGTTGGCTTTCTATGTAATTCTTTGGTGTGTCAAATCCTCAGGAGGCTTAGCAGGAACAGACTGTCTGGACAAATTCCTAAACCTGTGGCATACCTTTCAGGTCTTTCGTTCTTGTATGTCTTCCATCCATGACATTTATATGTCTAATACAAGTGCTAGGTGAGAGTTAAATAATCTGTGCGTGATGTTGTGTAGGGACTTATCATTCAATAACCTTAGTGGTCCAACTCCAAAAATTTTGGCCAAAGACTACAGGTAAGATTCAGGACAAAATAATTCTATCTGCCTCAATGTTTGGTCCTTTACGTTATCAGTTTTATCGGTGGACTGGAAGAATCCTTCGGGTCTCTAGTTTGATGGATCAAGGAATTCAGGGATTACACTTTTATTATGAGGAGGATGGTATTTGCCACACAAGTGTGCCAGAATCTTATTCATTAATGGAGTTTAAGATATACACCTAGATCTTAAATTCAACTGCGAAATGGAAGTTTGATAGAATGTTGCATTTGCGACATGCCATATGGCGCAGTGCCATACATAATTTTCTCTCATAATAAAGTTGTGTTTTCTAAAGTTTTCGTAATTGTCAGTCTTGCGTTACTGTTAGTTATTGTGGTGTGCCCCTTCACTAGAAACCAACAGTCAGTTCTTACAGACCTGAAAGTAATATCTAAAATCTCATTATCAGGAAAAAAACAATATCCAAATCTCATTATCAaccaaaaaaagaataaaaataaaagaagtaatGTCTCAAATCTTATAGTTTGAAGTGCTATCTTCTTGCCTGGTTTAAGAGTCTCCatgatgttatttttatttgtgtacACTTCCGATATTGCTAATCTGCTAATGTCAAGCAGAATATTTTCCTTGAGATAGTGTCTGATGTTATAGAAGTTTTCTATCATACTTGCAATGCTTATTGTTTATCTCCTCGGCACCATCCTTTCAACCTGCCATGttcttttgtattctattttcagcTTATATTTTGGTTGTTTGCTTAGTATTGCAGGAAACACCTTCCTTTGCTTTGCATTGACCACGCAAATTTGTGGGGGTGTGCCGAAACAAGTAAATGGTATTGTTGAAATCTTACCAGAACTTGTCATGGTATTGAGGATGAAGCGTTTTGATCAAACTCTATTTTTACCACGCAGAAACAAATTCAGACAGGAAGATAAGCAATCATCATAGATTGGTTGTTTCTGTTATTGTTGGGGTCAGTTGCACATTCATAGTTACAATCATGCTTCTTGTTTGTTGGGTGCATTGGTACAGATCTCGTGTCCTCACAGGATATGGTAACTACAGGATCAGAAACACATCTCTTATCTCTCGAACATTAAGCCTAGATACATTATGAGTTTCTGATATTTTGGTCTGCAGTACAACAAGATTGGCCACTGGCCACTGGCCACCTGAAGAGGTTTTCATTCCGTGAACTGCAAATTGCCACTGGAAATTTCAGCTCTAAAAACATACTAGGACAAGGTGGATTTGGAGTAGTCTACAAGGGATACCTTCCAAATAGGACAGTTGTGGCTGTCAAAAGATTGAGAGATCCAAGCTTCACCGGAGAAGTGCAGTTCCAAACAGAAGTTGAGATGATAGGGTTGGCTGTGCATCGGAACCTTCTACGTTTGTACGGATTTTGTATGAATCCTGAGGAAAGATTACTTATATACCCTTATATGCCTAATGGGAGTGTTGCCGATTGCTTGAGAGGTTTGCTTTGAAGTATATTTGCTTGCAGCTTTTGCTGAACCAGTTCTTTTTTCTTGTCACAATTGATTTCTTAAACTGATCAAGTTTCACCGGTGAATTCAGTTATTCCTATTGCTCTCAATGTTAATCTGGCAATAATTCTTGAAAGGTCATGGTTATGGAAATTGAGGACTTTGTGCAATATTTTTATTGTTCTACGTCTGAAAACCCAGGAATCTATGAAAACGACTTCTGATTGATTAGTTTAAATTGTATTTACATTGCGAATATTTCTTGTGCAAGTGGAATTAAATCTGCGTATCAACATATCAATCAACTATGCTTCAAACCCAAACTAGTTGCTAACAGTTTCTACATTAGTCCCTTTATGTGCATGAGCTTTACCAttgtcttattattattttttcacagTTTGCTGAAAGTTCCCCTAAACTTACATGTTAAACTTAACATTTTGTGTGATTTTCTATCCATCTTCTAAAACTCTACAAGTCATTTATGGTATTGACTTACATCATCCACGAATGAAATAAATTGTTACTTTGCAGTAAGGTAACAGTTGTGTTGTTATTAATTTTTGACATGACAATTTACAGTCAATTTTTAGGTATATGAATACAAAATTAAGTAGGAATTTATATTGGGATGTAAGTGGATTAGCTTGATGTTGTGACTCTGTCATCTTTTGCTCTATTCTCTCATAATCTTTGGTTATCTACCAGACAATGGCCGGGATAAACCATTTTTGGATTGGAGCAAGCGCATCAATATAGCTCTTGGAGCTGCCAGAGGTCTTCTGTATTTGCATGAACAGTGTAATCCTAAAATAATTCACAGAGATGTTAAGGCGGCTAATATTCTCCTGGATGAAAGTTTTGAAGCTGTTGTTGGTGATTTTGGTCTTGCTAAGCTTTTAGACTGTAGAGATTCGCATGTTACAACTGCAGTTCGTGGTACTATAGGTCATATAGCCCCAGAGTATCTATCAACCGGCCAATCATCCGAGAAGACAGATGTCTTTGGATACGGGATTCTGCTTTTGGAACTCATTACAGGACACAAGGCATTAGATGCAGGAATTGGTCAGGGCCAGAAAGGAACTATTCTCGACCGGGTGTGTAGCTTCTAATCCTCCTACTGTTTGAAGCTTTATATAGTTGTGTGTATATAGtttttaagtttatttgattaacCAGTTAATAGCTAGTCTTCATGCAGGATTTTGTTTGAGTCATAATCAAAACCACTATTTGAAATTTTCCCTAAAGTTAAAAATTGTTTTTTCTGCTCACTGCATTATTGGGTTCATGATCTGTAGGGCTATTGGACAATTTATTCAAGGGTTTTTGAATATCTCTTACTGATTAATGTGGTcttcaatgaatcaaaattattGCTGTGTAATAATGTTACACTTGGCATACTTTAAGCCCTTGAATAACTTATTTAGTTAATATTTATTGCGTTATCATGTAAGTATGAACAACCATATTCAATGAATAGCTTTCTGAGAAAAGGTAATTGTTCTATGCTTCTTCAGTCATGATTTTTCTTCCCTTTCAGGCTATTTTATGTGGAGTAGAGATTTCAGAACATGATAGAGCTCAGActttgttatgtatattattttccTATTCATCTGACAACCTGTCCAATTTACAGGTCCGGAATTTATTGGAGGAAAAGAAAGTGGAAATGCTTGCGGATAGGGATCTAAGAGGATGTTTTAACACAGAGGAGCTAGAGAAAACACTTGAAGTGGCTCTACAGTGTACTCAATCTAACCCCAATAATCGGCCTAAGATGTCAGAAGTTTTGAGAATCCTGGAAGGCATTACAGAACAAATGGGGCATGTGGACGAATCACAAGGTGTAAGCAACGTATGTGAAACAAGGGCTTTCAGCTTCTCTAGGAACTTCAGCGATATTCATGAAGAATCCTCGTTTACATTTGAACCAATTGAGCTTTCAGGACCCAGATAACAAAAGTAGCCTGCACtagccttgtcataataagtaTGCAATTTTGATATACCTAGTTCAGCCATACATTTGCATATATTAATGCTTTAAGTCTGTCCTAGCACTCTGTAAATTACTGTAATTTGTAAATTTGATTGCaaaatattcattattttcttgatagTTCACAACCTGTGCTAGAACTAGCTAAACTTACCTCATTTGGAACTTCATTCTATAGAAATGACAAACTGCCATACTAGTTCCACTGTGTCCGTTGAAAGTGTCTGATAACATCAGGTTTATGTGTTTCAGAGGCTTGATTCTTAATACGTAATATTTTGTAATGAGAGAAACAAGAACCTAGTTGAAGGATTTTCTCCTCGGATTTTGCGTGCCTGTTGTTGGAGAGTT comes from Capsicum annuum cultivar UCD-10X-F1 chromosome 2, UCD10Xv1.1, whole genome shotgun sequence and encodes:
- the LOC107859255 gene encoding probable LRR receptor-like serine/threonine-protein kinase At5g45780 isoform X2; this translates as MMNAKKGLFLKALYQNLSFGYLTFWIQMVNLVLIFSTFFLSVAITPASMSLLSPKGINYEVAALMSMKNKMRDEYHVLDGWDINSVDPCTWYMVACSSEGFVISLEMASMGLSGTLSPSIGNLTHLRTMLLQNNKLSGSIPAEIGQLSELLTLDLSGNQFDGEIPRALGRLTRLSYLRLSRNRLSGQIPKPVAYLSGTYHSITLVVQLQKFWPKTTGNTFLCFALTTQICGGVPKQVNETNSDRKISNHHRLVVSVIVGVSCTFIVTIMLLVCWVHWYRSRVLTGYVQQDWPLATGHLKRFSFRELQIATGNFSSKNILGQGGFGVVYKGYLPNRTVVAVKRLRDPSFTGEVQFQTEVEMIGLAVHRNLLRLYGFCMNPEERLLIYPYMPNGSVADCLRDNGRDKPFLDWSKRINIALGAARGLLYLHEQCNPKIIHRDVKAANILLDESFEAVVGDFGLAKLLDCRDSHVTTAVRGTIGHIAPEYLSTGQSSEKTDVFGYGILLLELITGHKALDAGIGQGQKGTILDRVRNLLEEKKVEMLADRDLRGCFNTEELEKTLEVALQCTQSNPNNRPKMSEVLRILEGITEQMGHVDESQGVSNVCETRAFSFSRNFSDIHEESSFTFEPIELSGPR
- the LOC107859255 gene encoding probable LRR receptor-like serine/threonine-protein kinase At5g45780 isoform X3, which translates into the protein MMNAKKGLFLKALYQNLSFGYLTFWIQMVNLVLIFSTFFLSVAITPASMSLLSPKGINYEVAALMSMKNKMRDEYHVLDGWDINSVDPCTWYMVACSSEGFVISLEMASMGLSGTLSPSIGNLTHLRTMLLQNNKLSGSIPAEIGQLSELLTLDLSGNQFDGEIPRALGRLTRLSYLRLSRNRLSGQIPKPVAYLSGTYHSITLVVQLQKFWPKTTETNSDRKISNHHRLVVSVIVGVSCTFIVTIMLLVCWVHWYRSRVLTGYVQQDWPLATGHLKRFSFRELQIATGNFSSKNILGQGGFGVVYKGYLPNRTVVAVKRLRDPSFTGEVQFQTEVEMIGLAVHRNLLRLYGFCMNPEERLLIYPYMPNGSVADCLRDNGRDKPFLDWSKRINIALGAARGLLYLHEQCNPKIIHRDVKAANILLDESFEAVVGDFGLAKLLDCRDSHVTTAVRGTIGHIAPEYLSTGQSSEKTDVFGYGILLLELITGHKALDAGIGQGQKGTILDRVRNLLEEKKVEMLADRDLRGCFNTEELEKTLEVALQCTQSNPNNRPKMSEVLRILEGITEQMGHVDESQGVSNVCETRAFSFSRNFSDIHEESSFTFEPIELSGPR
- the LOC107859255 gene encoding probable LRR receptor-like serine/threonine-protein kinase At5g45780 isoform X1 → MMNAKKGLFLKALYQNLSFGYLTFWIQMVNLVLIFSTFFLSVAITPASMSLLSPKGINYEVAALMSMKNKMRDEYHVLDGWDINSVDPCTWYMVACSSEGFVISLEMASMGLSGTLSPSIGNLTHLRTMLLQNNKLSGSIPAEIGQLSELLTLDLSGNQFDGEIPRALGRLTRLSYLRLSRNRLSGQIPKPVAYLSGLSFLDLSFNNLSGPTPKILAKDYSIAGNTFLCFALTTQICGGVPKQVNETNSDRKISNHHRLVVSVIVGVSCTFIVTIMLLVCWVHWYRSRVLTGYVQQDWPLATGHLKRFSFRELQIATGNFSSKNILGQGGFGVVYKGYLPNRTVVAVKRLRDPSFTGEVQFQTEVEMIGLAVHRNLLRLYGFCMNPEERLLIYPYMPNGSVADCLRDNGRDKPFLDWSKRINIALGAARGLLYLHEQCNPKIIHRDVKAANILLDESFEAVVGDFGLAKLLDCRDSHVTTAVRGTIGHIAPEYLSTGQSSEKTDVFGYGILLLELITGHKALDAGIGQGQKGTILDRVRNLLEEKKVEMLADRDLRGCFNTEELEKTLEVALQCTQSNPNNRPKMSEVLRILEGITEQMGHVDESQGVSNVCETRAFSFSRNFSDIHEESSFTFEPIELSGPR
- the LOC107859255 gene encoding probable LRR receptor-like serine/threonine-protein kinase At5g45780 isoform X4, with product MSMKNKMRDEYHVLDGWDINSVDPCTWYMVACSSEGFVISLEMASMGLSGTLSPSIGNLTHLRTMLLQNNKLSGSIPAEIGQLSELLTLDLSGNQFDGEIPRALGRLTRLSYLRLSRNRLSGQIPKPVAYLSGLSFLDLSFNNLSGPTPKILAKDYSIAGNTFLCFALTTQICGGVPKQVNETNSDRKISNHHRLVVSVIVGVSCTFIVTIMLLVCWVHWYRSRVLTGYVQQDWPLATGHLKRFSFRELQIATGNFSSKNILGQGGFGVVYKGYLPNRTVVAVKRLRDPSFTGEVQFQTEVEMIGLAVHRNLLRLYGFCMNPEERLLIYPYMPNGSVADCLRDNGRDKPFLDWSKRINIALGAARGLLYLHEQCNPKIIHRDVKAANILLDESFEAVVGDFGLAKLLDCRDSHVTTAVRGTIGHIAPEYLSTGQSSEKTDVFGYGILLLELITGHKALDAGIGQGQKGTILDRVRNLLEEKKVEMLADRDLRGCFNTEELEKTLEVALQCTQSNPNNRPKMSEVLRILEGITEQMGHVDESQGVSNVCETRAFSFSRNFSDIHEESSFTFEPIELSGPR